One stretch of Schizosaccharomyces pombe strain 972h- genome assembly, chromosome: III DNA includes these proteins:
- the tim23 gene encoding TIM23 translocase complex subunit Tim23 — protein MSWLFTRNKEEEPTSKIDSSELQVPTEATASDILSGSEFDPAKLHPLADLDKPLDYLLIEEDALSTLPGDSMAIPSRGWQDDLCYGTGTSYLSGLAIGGLWGLNEGMKKTKDITSTRLRLNGILNGVTRRGPFVGNSLGVLALVYNGINSLIGYKRQKHGWENSVAAGALTGALYKSTRGLRAMAISSSLVATAAGIWTLAKRSFTKRLN, from the coding sequence ATGTCTTGGTTGTTTAcaagaaataaagaagaggAACCAACCTCAAAGATTGATTCTTCTGAATTGCAGGTCCCTACCGAGGCTACAGCCTCAGATATTTTATCGGGTTCTGAATTCGATCCCGCCAAGTTACATCCCCTCGCTGATTTAGATAAACCTCTGGATTACTTATTGATTGAGGAAGATGCTCTTTCTACTCTTCCAGGCGATAGCATGGCTATCCCATCTCGCGGATGGCAAGATGATCTTTGTTACGGTACTGGAACTTCTTATTTAAGTGGATTGGCGATTGGTGGACTCTGGGGTCTCAATGAAGGCATGAAGAAAACTAAAGATATTACTTCCACACGGTTGCGCCTTAATGGTATTTTGAACGGTGTTACACGACGTGGTCCTTTCGTTGGTAATTCCTTGGGTGTGCTTGCCCTCGTGTATAATGGAATCAATTCTTTAATAGGCTACAAGCGCCAAAAGCATGGATGGGAAAATAGTGTTGCAGCTGGTGCATTGACAGGTGCTCTTTACAAATCTACTCGTGGACTTCGTGCTATGGCTATTAGTAGTTCGCTTGTAGCCACTGCAGCTGGCATTTGGACCCTTGCAAAGCGTTCTTTCACTAAGCGacttaattaa
- the atg20 gene encoding sorting nexin Atg20, translating to MAQDDSYEEKPEVISSDSGGSGYSTEIQIVGTVTSSDGSYVEYEIVHQKRSVWRRYSDFESLVKLMRRQYPAAIVPPIPGKQSLLSYAKHPRKAKSDAEFLNFRSRMLELFLRQCLLHPCIRSNPIFDKFIHSTVSWHVTLSSLDLPKDSNTDPLRLPPIATEHDPFAHLRSSMPLVMANSLSPPSSRALKPIHSLSNPSTASSLEPSSPLGSEDECHPPTSDMQPTHELNESPSTPTAPDFPHYNSSPSELSPTQRRSSISNGKDAPSPVLKDLTSYTQEVIVCRKFLHHSLSPSIHSTLSSISKMESCLSKLGSAFHSLTALNEIQLANHLQVIANAFEFSGMYAKEFEQEFNSSVYEKMVQSMQLAKCAADALKYKQLKIQQRDFLQDQLIHSNTMSATDSMVAASPTIHPATRLNTIQRAVVSQAKKGYTIFGRLQNVLHDFVEGETSISKESLQQHKNTIENQLAAANWDCQKIDEFMDAELKFYKECQTSQWEEIIKSVHECIYKWAQTNLQRWLRTREELENLSKDI from the exons ATGGCACAAGACGATTCTTACGAAGAGAAACCTGAAGTTATATCCAGCGACTCGGGAGGAAGTGGTTATTCAACTGAAATCCAGATCGTCGGTACAGTAACTTCCTCGGACGGTTCGTATGTTGAGTATGAAATTGTACACCAG AAGCGTTCCGTTTGGCGGAGATATTCGGATTTTGAGTCCTTGGTTAAGTTGATGCGTCGGCAGTATCCCGCTGCAATTGTTCCTCCTATACCGGGAAAACAATCACTTT TAAGTTATGCCAAACATCCACGAAAAGCTAAAAGTGATGCTGAATTCTTAAATTTTCGCTCCAGGATGCTAGAATTGTTTCTTCGTCAGTGTCTTTTGCATCCATGCATTCGTTCCAATCCTATTTTCGATAAGTTTATTCATAGCACTGTTTCTTGGCACGTGACTTTATCATCTTTAGATTTACCAAAGGATTCAAATACTGATCCACTCCGCCTTCCTCCTATTGCTACTGAGCATGACCCATTCGCTCATTTGCGCTCTTCCATGCCACTTGTAATGGCCAACTCATTAAGTCCCCCTTCGTCTCGCGCATTAAAGCCAATCCATTCCTTATCTAATCCTTCAACTGCTTCGAGTTTAGAACCTTCTTCTCCTTTGGGCTCTGAGGATGAATGTCATCCCCCAACAAGCGATATGCAACCTACGCATGAATTGAATGAAAGTCCTTCTACCCCAACGGCACCAGACTTTCCACATTACAATAGCTCACCTTCGGAGTTATCTCCCACACAGCGTCGTTCCAGCATTTCTAATGGTAAAGACGCACCCTCTCCAGTACTCAAAGATTTGACTTCCTATACTCAAGAAGTGATTGTTTGTCGGAAATTCCTTCATCATAGTCTGAGTCCTTCCATACATTCAACTTTATCTAGTATTTCTAAAATGGAGTCTTGCCTTTCAAAGTTAGGATCGGCATTTCACTCTTTGACTGCTCTCAATGAAATACAATTAGCAAATCATTTGCAAGTGATTGCTAATGCCTTTGAATTCAGCGGAATGTACGCCAAGGAATTCGAACAAGAATTTAATTCCTCCGTCTATGAAAAAATGGTTCAGTCTATGCAGCTGGCGAAGTGTGCCGCAGATGCTCTTAAGTATAAGCAATTGAAGATACAACAGCGAGATTTTCTTCAAGACCAGCTCATCCACTCTAACACAATGTCTGCTACCGACTCTATGGTAGCTGCTTCACCCACGATACACCCGGCGACCAGATTGAATACTATTCAACGAGCAGTTGTCTCCCAAGCCAAAAAGGGTTACACAATTTTTGGTCGCTTACAAAACGTTTTACATGACTTTGTAGAAGGTGAAACCTCCATTAGCAAAGAAAGTCTCCAGCAGCATAAGAATACCATAGAGAATCAACTAGCGGCTGCAAATTGGGattgtcaaaaaattgacGAATTCATGGATGCAGAGCTTAAATTCTACAAAGAATGTCAGACGTCGCAGTGGgaagaaataattaaatctGTTCATGAATGTATCTACAAATGGGCACAAACAAATTTACAACGATGGTTGCGAACTCGTGAAGAACTCGAAAATTTATCGAAGGACATATAA
- the oca8 gene encoding cytochrome b5 translates to MAEKTITVEEVLKHNTRDDLYIVVKDKVYDISKFLDAHPGGEEVLVDLAGRDASGPFEDVGHSEDAQELLEKFYIGNLLRTEDGPQLPTTGAAAGGSGYDSSQPVKPAMWLFVLVMVVAYFAFRKYVLK, encoded by the exons ATGGCAGAGAAGACAATTACTGTTGAAGAAGTGTTAAAACATAACACTCGTGATGATTTGTACATTGTTGTAAAAGACAAGGTGTATGATATTTCCAAGTTCCTTGACGCTCACCCTGGTGGTGAAGAGGTTCTTGTTGATTTGGCCG GTCGTGATGCTAGCGGTCCTTTCGAGGATGTTGGTCACTCTGAGGATGCTCAGGAGTTGCtcgaaaaattttacattgGAAACTTGCTCAGA ACTGAAGATGGCCCTCAGCTTCCCACAACTGGTGCTGCCGCTGGTGGAAGTGGATATGATTCTTCTCAACCAGTTAAGCCTGCTATGTGGCTCTTTGTCCTTGTGATGGTTGTTGCTTACTTTGCTTTTCGCAAGTATGTCCTCAAATAG
- the coq10 gene encoding ubiquinone-binding protein Coq10: MAFRCTLRRLECYRASRLMPYKPSFLFSLISNVNEYERFVPFCQKSKVTEYDPKTGYPTKADLTVGFKGLCETFDSKVVCDPVALTVLADASHHRLFRRLKTHWSIEEASRGRVRVDLEVDFEFASKLHGMMSKFVGSSVASEIIQGFVQQAKIKHKLESENEK, encoded by the coding sequence ATGGCTTTTCGATGTACGTTACGACGGTTGGAATGCTACCGCGCTTCTAGACTTATGCCTTACAAGCCTTCGTTCTTGTTCAGTTTAATAAGCAATGTCAACGAATACGAACGGTTTGTGCCTTTCTGTCAAAAGTCCAAAGTCACTGAATACGATCCTAAAACTGGATATCCTACAAAGGCCGACCTTACAGTTGGTTTTAAAGGATTGTGTGAAACTTTTGATAGTAAGGTGGTTTGTGATCCTGTTGCCCTAACCGTGTTGGCAGACGCGTCCCATCATCGTCTGTTCCGGCGGCTTAAAACACATTGGAGTATTGAAGAGGCATCTCGGGGACGTGTTCGTGTTGATTTAGAGGTGGATTTTGAATTTGCAAGCAAACTCCATGGCATGATGAGCAAGTTTGTTGGATCTTCTGTAGCTTCTGAAATCATTCAAGGATTCGTCCAACAGGCTAAAATAAAGCATAAGCTAGAATCAGAAAATGAGAAATAA
- the dim1 gene encoding U4/U6 x U5 tri-snRNP complex subunit Dim1 has protein sequence MSYFLPHLHSGWHVDQAILSEQERLVVIRFGRDHDEECIKQDEVLYRIAEKVVNMAVIYLVDIDEVPDFNKMYELYDRTTIMFFYRNKHMMIDLGTGNNNKINWPLEDKQEMIDIIETIFRGARKGKGLVISPKDYSTRHRY, from the exons ATGAGTTATTTTTTACCTCATTTACATTCTGGATG GCACGTTGATCAAGCAATTTTATCAG aACAAGAGCGCTTGGTTGTCATTCGATTTGGTAGAGATCAT GATGAAGAATGTATAAAACAAGATGAAGTCCTATACAGAATTGCTGAAAAGGTCGTCAACATGGCTGTCATATATTTAGTGGACATTGACGAAGTTCCTGACTTCAACAAG ATGTACGAGCTTTATGACAGAACTAcaataatgtttttttatcgaAACAAACACATGATGATTGACTTAGGTACTGGTAACAATAACAAAATCAACTGGCCGTTAGAAGATAAACAAGAGATGATCGATATTATAGAAACTATTTTTCGTGGTGCTAGAAAAGGTAAAGGTCTTGTTATTTCTCCAAAAGATTACTCTACCCGACATCGCTACTAG
- the mrpl31 gene encoding mitochondrial 54S ribosomal protein mL60, with protein sequence MLGAFNSTLARFGGLVHKVPWRLSQRRKYRHRQRLRAVDEVVDVLRTALQEKNQSCKRIESFVANHQPESQMSPKDKYTMFTRKTQGAGLQGFRKGVHKSPKWTRSTNRVNPTGF encoded by the coding sequence ATGCTGGGTGCATTTAACTCGACTTTGGCTCGCTTTGGCGGTCTTGTTCATAAAGTACCTTGGAGATTATCCCAGCGAAGAAAATATCGTCACCGTCAACGACTTCGTGCCGTCGATGAGGTGGTAGATGTTTTGCGCACGGCGTTGCAAGAGAAAAATCAATCGTGCAAACGAATTGAAAGTTTCGTTGCTAACCATCAGCCTGAATCCCAAATGTCACCAAAGGATAAATACACTATGTTTACCAGGAAGACTCAAGGTGCCGGTCTCCAAGGCTTCCGCAAGGGTGTCCATAAATCACCAAAATGGACCCGTAGTACTAATCGTGTTAATCCCACTGGCTTTTAA
- the snx12 gene encoding sorting nexin Snx12 produces MYQQHIFYFITGGIFILWILAHSFFVKIIYLWASGCLLWYCLETRTFENKNNLGTSEPFLVNPAIFQKRARQLALSKLLLRQPLYPGIPEISEEIESIISHFMQKYIKVWSYQIIPEPTISNSIESHLRKCLMVLLSRVDEIDLADVLVKTVLPLITKHLRLFVEAEQLVVGNKAVSFTDHSELSREVAAKYDHGRLHEAVLLSGNPMVAQKRYLRNWTTQVLSIILPNYYETSPLVLSLVTEVIINTTLLPLVSYISDPDFFNYLIIQASGSIIQRRRKIRRLKRAIRKQSNHFQVGARRLRLKDSQHSFEQYIHEIKKISNISDARRLRSELMVQRRQLEQTEAFDFEFKQYRERLQIAIITAEKRISLLSGTPFQHKEAVLFEQVQSLLQILSDSAAVSCFLEFMERKNRSRYLHFWLVVEGLKESQDDPLNAHMIAPFSDIVSDHTDFTAIVKSYFESVDNPLDIPKPLTNTINKFVNQSKDNLNPDLWVEARNAMLMAQEHVFDIMQNSDYSEFVNSEIYYRFLAQDVVSDHKSTNSSATFSRLEELGENIPAISKQPSYLSISSSSKSINSSPSPSIQLSVSSSISRDKNLSPLDLELDDPTYSDEEEVLFAPPGDLQLSESIDELNNNIEELKAQLNAINTLIKKAELVADQKQLKSLTKNHQEIEKAIHRKERQRDQYMSQEEDSKLFNRSRVSIDSFKISKEENTPDFAVYTIRIERLENGHVRSGWMVARRYREFAELHKQLKQTYPGVRSLKFPQKSIITSLNKNVLEYRRGALEEYLQSLFRMPEVCDSKMLRMFLSQQNITAPQMFNPKEVGKKWKQLLEVLGFEVNNSFNASNVNTNSSFSGPISEFLVELFSPNDDAKQQWLPKKTYISILEQLFGGALEKRIRLQLFQLFTPEKIYRKLREFRRGLEGKSNHDHSKDRRHSRARKPAYADRNQLKAEAGILLASMFPGYTPDIAVKRIFRILQNQSLNAHVIYTLLDEILLALKKHARSTNKAT; encoded by the coding sequence ATGTACCAGCAGCATAtcttttactttatcaCTGGAGGTATCTTCATCTTATGGATACTTGCTCATAGTTTCTTTGTCAAAATTATCTATTTATGGGCTTCTGGTTGTTTGTTGTGGTACTGTTTGGAGACGAGAAcgtttgaaaataaaaataatcttGGAACATCTGAGCCATTTCTTGTTAACCCAGCTATATTCCAAAAACGAGCGCGTCAATTGGCACTTTCCAAACTTCTTCTTCGTCAGCCATTATATCCAGGAATACCTGAAATTTCTGAAGAGATAGAATCCATTATTTCACATTTTatgcaaaaatatattaaggTATGGTCTTATCAAATTATTCCCGAACCGACAATTTCAAACAGTATAGAATCCCATTTGCGAAAATGTCTTATGGTGTTATTAAGTCGagttgatgaaattgatcTTGCTGATGTTTTGGTTAAAACAGTTCTACCACTGATTACAAAACATTTAAGATTATTCGTTGAAGCAGAACAGCTTGTTGTAGGTAATAAGGCAGTATCCTTTACTGACCATTCTGAACTGTCTCGTGAAGTTGCGGCGAAATATGATCATGGGAGATTGCATGAAGCAGTACTTCTTTCTGGAAATCCCATGGTAGCTCAGAAGAGATATTTACGAAATTGGACGACACAAGTTTTGTCTATTATTCTACCGAATTATTATGAAACCAGCCCTCTTGTACTTTCGCTCGTTACAGAGGTTATTATTAATACTACATTATTACCGCTAGTATCTTATATTTCAGATCctgattttttcaactattTAATTATTCAGGCTAGCGGTAGTATAATTCAGCGTCGGCGAAAGATTCGTCGTCTGAAACGTGCCATTCGCAAGCAATCTAATCACTTTCAGGTTGGAGCACGTCGTCTCCGATTAAAAGATAGTCAACACTCTTTTGAACAATATATTcatgaaattaaaaaaatctctaATATTTCAGATGCCCGAAGATTACGTTCTGAACTAATGGTCCAAAGGCGTCAACTTGAACAGACCGAAgcatttgattttgaatttaaacaatataGGGAGCGATTACAGATAGCTATAATTACTGCTGAGAAAAGGATTTCCTTACTTTCTGGAACTCCATTTCAGCATAAAGAAGCGGTGCTATTTGAACAAGTGCAATCACTACTTCAAATCCTATCTGACTCGGCGGCGGTTTCCTGTTTTCTCGAATTTATGGAGAGAAAGAACAGATCTCGctatttgcatttttgGCTTGTAGTTGAAGGCCTAAAAGAATCACAGGATGATCCATTGAATGCGCATATGATTGCGCCGTTTTCCGATATCGTTTCTGACCATACAGACTTTACAGCCATTGTCAAATCATACTTTGAAAGCGTCGATAACCCACTGGACATCCCAAAGCCTCTCACTAAtacaattaataaattcgTTAACCAAAGTAAAGATAACTTAAACCCTGATCTATGGGTAGAGGCTAGGAATGCAATGCTTATGGCTCAAGAGCATGTGTTCGATATCATGCAGAACAGTGATTATTCTGAATTCGTTAACAGCGAGATCTATTACAGGTTCCTAGCCCAAGATGTAGTATCTGATCATAAGTCTACCAATTCTTCTGCCACGTTCAGTAGATTAGAAGAGTTGGGCGAGAACATACCAGCGATATCAAAACAACCTTCATATCTTAGTATTTCTTCGTCGTCAAAATCCATCAATTCATCTCCTTCTCCCTCTATTCAGTTATCTGTCTCTTCGTCCATTTCTCGGGATAAAAACCTCTCTCCTTTGGATTTAGAATTGGATGATCCTACCTATagtgatgaagaagaagttttATTTGCTCCACCAGGTGATCTCCAACTTTCTGAAAGTATCGATGAATTAAACAATAACATCGAGGAGTTGAAAGCTCAATTAAACGCTATCAACACTCTTATAAAGAAGGCTGAGCTGGTTGCTGACCAAAAGCAATTGAAAAGCCTTACTAAAAACCATCAAGAGAttgaaaaagcaattcACCGCAAAGAACGTCAACGAGATCAGTATATGTCGCAAGAAGAAGACAGTAAACTCTTTAATCGCTCTCGGGTGTCTAttgattcatttaaaattagCAAAGAGGAGAACACCCCAGACTTTGCTGTTTACACCATACGCATTGAACGACTTGAAAATGGACATGTCCGTTCCGGATGGATGGTGGCTAGACGGTATCGAGAGTTTGCAGAGTTGCATAAGCAGCTAAAGCAAACATACCCTGGAGTCAgatctttaaaatttcctcAAAAATCGATCATCACCtctttaaacaaaaatgttttgGAATATCGAAGGGGTGCTTTAGAAGAATATCTTCAATCATTATTCAGAATGCCAGAGGTTTGTGACAGCAAAATGTTGAGGATGTTTTTGTCACAACAAAATATCACAGCACCACAAATGTTTAATCCTAAAGAAGTTGGCAAAAAATGGAAGCAGCTTTTAGAAGTCTTAGGGTTTGAAGTtaataattctttcaacGCATCCAACGTTAACACTAACTCGTCATTCTCAGGTCCCATCTCGGAATTTTTAGTCGAATTGTTTTCTCCAAATGACGATGCAAAGCAGCAATGGTTACCgaaaaaaacttatatATCGATATTGGAACAACTTTTTGGCGGAGCTTTGGAAAAGCGTATACGACTACAACTGTTTCAGTTGTTTACGCCTGAGAAGATTTATAGGAAGTTACGCGAGTTTAGACGAGGACTTGAAGGTAAATCTAATCATGATCACTCCAAAGACCGCCGTCATTCACGGGCGCGAAAGCCAGCTTATGCTGATAGGAATCAATTGAAAGCAGAAGCAGGGATTTTGCTTGCTTCCATGTTTCCCGGCTATACACCTGATATTGCTGtgaaaagaatatttcGTATTCTCCAAAACCAATCTCTAAACGCTCATGTTATATACACCCTTCTTGACGAGATTTTGCTGGCTTTAAAGAAACACGCTAGATCAACTAATAAGGCAACTTGA
- the gpi10 gene encoding pig-B family GPI synthesis protein, with amino-acid sequence MRIWFWLAILVFRWWNALWVKTFFQPDEFYQSLEVAHHFIFRYGFLTWEWTSAIRSALHPLIFAALYRVLQVLKLDSSYFVFTNAPKLLQGTFAAILDYGTYKFALVRYGSKTANWTLACSLVSIMNAYVGVRTFSNSLETTLTSIGFYYFSYYLKYENSSPEQRKKAYSSLLGFISVAAFACFIRPTNILVWIFPLLFWNKNPQTPIKDLLSFSNVFNRFRFLYALGYGRLFGIFVLCVSLFLVNIIADRILYGRFVFPIISFFQFNVTSGLSSLYGLNAWHYYLSQALPLICGGFLPFVLLTMDLQTAGTILCVFFPYSLIGHKELRFVYPISPILLTLAGKFFSSFSSWKRAARFFFLIGLGHALVITFLCRFHQFGVMEVMPLIHSLAEKNQTGLILAPCHTTPWQSHIHSPFAENGWKFLTCEPFEKPFDETDRFYENMPTFLDKIKEWPDYLIFFEERFYSLYSYLDSRGLKYEEVQRYYNSLIPESRERAGALLVYKKL; translated from the coding sequence ATGAGAATTTGGTTTTGGTTAGCGATTCTTGTTTTCCGATGGTGGAATGCGTTGTGGGTAAAAACGTTCTTTCAACCTGATGAATTTTACCAATCGTTAGAGGTGGCCCATCACTTCATATTCCGCTATGGATTCTTAACGTGGGAATGGACCTCAGCAATCCGTTCAGCTCTACATCCGCTTATATTTGCAGCGCTATATCGTGTTTTGCAAGTACTCAAGTTAGACTCATCTTACTTCGTTTTCACGAACGCTCCAAAACTCCTGCAAGGAACGTTTGCTGCTATACTAGATTATGGAACTTATAAATTTGCACTAGTAAGATATGGTTCTAAAACCGCGAATTGGACGTTGGCTTGCTCTCTTGTCTCCATAATGAATGCGTACGTTGGTGTCCGAACCTTTTCCAATTCATTGGAGACAACATTGACTTCCATAGGATTTTACTATTTCTCTTACTACCTAAAATATGAAAACTCTTCTCCTGAGCAACGTAAGAAAGCGTACTCTTCACTTTTGGGCTTCATTTCAGTCGCAGCCTTTGCTTGTTTCATCCGACCTACAAATATACTAGTCTGGATATTCCCACTTTTATTCTGGAACAAAAATCCTCAAACACCCATAAAGGATTTACTCTCGTTTTCCAATGTTTTTAATCGCtttcgttttttatatgCTCTCGGTTATGGGCGGCTTTTTGGCATATTCGTTTTGTGTGtgtctttatttttagttaaTATTATTGCTGATAGAATACTTTACGGTCGTTTTGTCTTTCCCATCATTTCGttctttcaatttaatGTTACTTCAGGCCTTTCCTCTTTGTATGGATTGAACGCATGGCACTATTACCTTTCTCAAGCCCTCCCATTAATATGCGGAGGATTTCTTCCATTCGTATTACTCACAATGGACCTTCAAACAGCGGGAACCATTCTTTGTGTTTTCTTTCCCTATTCACTGATAGGACATAAAGAACTTCGGTTTGTATACCCAATTTCACCGATTTTACTTACTTTAGCtggaaaatttttttcatcattttccTCTTGGAAGCGTGCAGCACGGTTTTTCTTCCTTATTGGATTGGGACATGCTCTGGtaattacatttttatgCCGATTTCATCAATTTGGAGTCATGGAAGTTATGCCATTAATACATTCACTTGCTGAAAAAAACCAAACTGGTCTAATACTTGCTCCGTGTCACACTACACCATGGCAGTCGCATATCCATTCACCTTTTGCTGAAAATGGATGGAAGTTCTTGACATGTGAACCGTTCGAAAAGCCCTTTGATGAGACGGATCGTTTTTACGAGAATATGCCTACTTTTCtagataaaattaaagaatggCCGGATTATCtgattttctttgaagAGCGGTTTTATAGCTTATACAGCTATCTTGACTCCCGAGGGTTGAAGTATGAAGAAGTACAGAGGTATTATAACTCCTTGATTCCTGAAAGTCGAGAGAGAGCTGGAGCTCTGTTAGTGTATAAGAAACTCTAA